Proteins from a single region of Chryseobacterium sp. W4I1:
- a CDS encoding SusD/RagB family nutrient-binding outer membrane lipoprotein — protein MNIKILFAASALFLSVASCTDDFSEIDSKSSEGLGTEQLNADFLLLTNPMKQMQRNLQSQTNWIYQLQTNLNADMYSGLFSTATPYNGGRNNTTYFMMDGWNERVMMNQLEDVNQQYKNFKTIAAKNYAGVNFSHSLAVLSILRIMAAQKVSDAHGPVIYSKFEHPNTTTGITDFDSQQDAFNYFVADLDAAITALQTSIGIEDNAVLKKSDLVFGGNSSNWTKLANSLKLRYALRISYADPGKAKLYAEQSLSSSAGLISDNMENALVNYGAASPLSDIIYSWGDCKIGAPLMAFMNGFNDPRRPAYAKPATDPTVAGQYIGVRQGVDMGGSKDRYGDFSQPIAASANGDYFSVSNGKNKLFTAAEAWFLKAEAAIRGYVGAGDAGTNYNKGVEMSFAEWGKSSAYATYVADATSKEAPYIDPKNPSNSIVAGSPMLSTITIKWNDADTFERKLERIMTQKWIAIYPDGSEAWAEQRRTGYPVIFKNVLNDSQGTISTDAMIRRIPIPTKYRNNTLNYAQALQYIGGPDTGGTKLWWDKK, from the coding sequence ATGAATATTAAAATATTATTCGCAGCATCTGCTTTATTTCTTTCTGTAGCAAGCTGCACCGACGACTTTTCGGAAATAGATTCTAAGAGTTCTGAAGGCTTGGGAACAGAGCAGTTAAATGCTGATTTCTTATTGCTTACGAACCCGATGAAGCAAATGCAAAGGAATCTTCAAAGCCAGACCAACTGGATTTATCAGCTGCAGACGAACCTTAATGCTGATATGTACAGTGGATTATTCAGTACCGCAACTCCTTACAATGGAGGAAGAAATAATACTACCTACTTTATGATGGATGGCTGGAACGAAAGGGTAATGATGAATCAGCTTGAAGATGTGAACCAACAGTATAAAAACTTTAAAACCATAGCTGCAAAAAATTATGCTGGTGTTAATTTCTCGCATTCTTTGGCAGTGCTTTCAATATTGAGAATTATGGCTGCTCAAAAAGTGTCAGATGCTCATGGACCAGTTATTTACAGTAAATTCGAGCATCCGAATACGACTACAGGAATCACAGATTTTGATTCCCAACAGGACGCTTTTAATTATTTTGTTGCAGATTTGGATGCAGCTATAACTGCACTTCAGACAAGTATCGGAATAGAAGATAATGCAGTACTAAAAAAATCGGATCTGGTTTTTGGAGGAAATTCTTCTAATTGGACGAAATTAGCGAACTCACTGAAATTACGTTATGCTTTGCGTATCAGCTATGCAGATCCTGGAAAGGCTAAATTATATGCAGAGCAGTCTTTGTCATCTTCGGCAGGCCTTATAAGTGATAATATGGAAAATGCTTTAGTAAATTATGGGGCAGCTTCTCCTCTCAGCGATATTATTTATTCCTGGGGCGATTGTAAGATAGGGGCGCCGTTAATGGCATTTATGAATGGTTTTAATGATCCCAGAAGGCCTGCTTATGCTAAACCTGCTACCGACCCTACTGTGGCCGGACAGTATATAGGAGTAAGACAGGGGGTTGATATGGGTGGAAGCAAAGACCGTTATGGAGACTTCTCCCAGCCTATAGCTGCATCTGCTAACGGAGACTACTTTTCTGTAAGTAATGGTAAGAATAAATTATTTACGGCTGCGGAAGCATGGTTCCTGAAAGCGGAAGCTGCCATCAGAGGGTATGTTGGGGCAGGAGATGCAGGAACAAATTACAACAAAGGTGTTGAAATGTCATTTGCAGAATGGGGAAAGAGTTCTGCGTATGCAACTTATGTGGCAGATGCTACTTCTAAGGAAGCTCCCTATATTGATCCTAAAAACCCATCAAACAGTATTGTGGCAGGAAGCCCGATGTTGAGTACAATCACCATTAAATGGAATGATGCTGATACTTTCGAAAGAAAATTAGAAAGAATTATGACTCAGAAATGGATTGCTATTTATCCTGACGGCTCTGAAGCTTGGGCAGAACAGAGAAGAACCGGATATCCTGTTATTTTCAAAAATGTTCTGAATGACAGCCAGGGAACCATTAGTACCGATGCGATGATCAGAAGAATTCCTATTCCGACCAAATATAGAAACAATACTCTGAATTATGCCCAGGCTTTGCAGTATATCGGAGGTCCTGATACAGGAGGAACCAAACTCTGGTGGGATAAAAAGTAA
- a CDS encoding glycoside hydrolase family 130 protein encodes MTFQPAKIPWQDRPENSHDIMWRFSENPIINRYAIPTSNSIFNSAVVPFEDGFAGVFRCDNKAVQMNIFAGFSKDGINWEINHDPIDMQAGNTEMIESDYKYDPRVAFIEDRYWITWCNGYHGPTIGIAYTFDFEEFFQCENAFLPFNRNGVLFPEKINGKYAMLSRPSDNGHTPFGDIYISYSPDMKYWGEHRCVMKVAPFEDSAWQCTKIGAGPVPIKTDEGWLLFYHGVINTCRGFRYSMGASLLDLEDPSKVLYRTKPYLVAPAELYELTGDIPNVVFPCAALSEGDKVTVYYGAADTVVAIAFGYISEIIDFMKKNSL; translated from the coding sequence ATGACATTTCAACCAGCAAAGATCCCTTGGCAGGATCGTCCGGAAAACAGCCATGATATCATGTGGCGTTTCTCTGAAAACCCGATTATCAACAGATATGCGATCCCAACATCCAACAGCATTTTCAACAGTGCGGTGGTCCCTTTTGAAGACGGTTTCGCAGGCGTTTTCCGTTGCGACAACAAAGCCGTGCAGATGAATATTTTTGCAGGCTTCAGTAAAGATGGAATCAATTGGGAGATCAATCATGATCCTATCGATATGCAGGCAGGAAATACTGAAATGATAGAATCCGACTATAAATACGACCCTCGTGTTGCCTTTATAGAAGACCGCTACTGGATCACTTGGTGTAACGGATATCACGGACCAACCATCGGGATTGCCTACACTTTCGATTTTGAAGAATTCTTCCAGTGTGAAAATGCATTTCTGCCTTTTAACAGAAACGGAGTTCTTTTCCCTGAGAAAATCAACGGCAAATATGCGATGCTGAGCAGACCAAGTGATAATGGACATACTCCTTTTGGAGACATATATATCAGCTACAGTCCGGATATGAAATACTGGGGTGAGCATAGATGCGTGATGAAAGTAGCGCCGTTTGAAGACAGTGCTTGGCAATGCACAAAGATAGGAGCAGGGCCTGTTCCAATTAAAACGGACGAAGGATGGCTACTCTTTTATCATGGGGTAATCAATACCTGCAGAGGTTTCCGTTATTCTATGGGGGCATCACTGCTTGATCTTGAAGACCCGTCAAAAGTATTGTACAGAACTAAACCTTATTTAGTAGCTCCGGCAGAACTGTATGAGCTTACAGGAGATATTCCCAATGTGGTTTTCCCGTGTGCTGCCCTTTCAGAAGGAGATAAGGTAACCGTATACTATGGAGCAGCGGATACCGTTGTGGCCATTGCGTTTGGATATATTTCAGAAATTATTGATTTCATGAAAAAGAATTCGCTTTAA
- a CDS encoding GH92 family glycosyl hydrolase translates to MKKELLIFLLITLVSQSGNAQHKKDDVLSWVDPFIGTGGHGHTFPGATTPFGMIQLSPDQNTKSGDWDWCSGYHYSSKTIMGFSHNHLSGTGWADLGDILVMPTVGKIKMLPGSEDKPESGYRSTFSHERETASPGYYSVMLDSYGIKAELTASPRVGFHKYTFPKSEESNVIIDPTNKIFGNIYHTLVSIEGNNKIKGYCYSNGWGGKRFAYFVMEFSKPFKSYGTYSEGKIKENEKIALAKDAKAFVRFSTEENESIEVKVSLSPVSTEGAQENFDTEAKHVNFAQAKETAQNTWRDLINRFQVTGGTDDQRKIFYTGVYHTFIAPNLYMDTNGDYVAAQENMNAKWFTNYSTYSYWDGFRATHPLLTIMDQKHTKEFANSLISRYTDRKDHMPIWELCGYDNFCMLGYHSVSVIWDAISKGVPGIDQEKAFAAMKDASLTDKMSSSDGGGGLNDYIKLGYTPSENGASVSATLEYAYDDWCIQQLAEKLGKKEEAEVYKKRSMSFLNTFNKENKHFWPRQKNGEFLTDFTLNDWKKLQPHWVSGNIWAYDFFVPHMIDEMMNLYGGKKGFEEKLDKTFTEELKMIGEQHVDISGFIGSLGFGDEPGHHVPYLYNYAGAPYKTQKMVKFIRDNMYAAKPDGIVNNEDCGQMSAWYIFSSLGFYPVTPGKPVYAIGAPQFPKVALKLENGKTFTVTADKISDKNIYVQKMFLNGKEFKSWEISHSDIMNGGELKFVMGSKPVK, encoded by the coding sequence ATGAAAAAAGAACTGCTGATATTTTTATTAATTACTTTAGTTTCCCAATCCGGAAATGCCCAACACAAAAAAGATGATGTTCTTTCATGGGTAGACCCGTTTATTGGAACAGGAGGCCACGGTCATACATTCCCCGGAGCGACAACCCCGTTTGGGATGATCCAGCTCAGTCCGGATCAGAATACCAAAAGCGGCGACTGGGACTGGTGTTCGGGATATCATTACAGCAGTAAGACCATCATGGGATTCAGCCATAATCACCTCAGCGGAACAGGCTGGGCAGATCTTGGAGATATTTTAGTGATGCCAACCGTTGGAAAAATAAAAATGCTTCCGGGATCAGAAGACAAACCGGAAAGTGGCTACCGTTCAACATTCAGTCATGAAAGAGAAACCGCCTCACCGGGATATTATTCTGTGATGCTGGACAGTTATGGAATTAAAGCGGAACTAACTGCTTCTCCAAGAGTAGGTTTTCATAAATATACTTTTCCAAAAAGCGAAGAATCCAATGTCATTATTGATCCTACCAATAAAATTTTCGGAAATATTTATCATACCCTGGTAAGTATAGAAGGAAACAATAAAATTAAAGGATACTGCTACAGCAACGGCTGGGGCGGAAAACGTTTTGCTTATTTCGTGATGGAATTTTCAAAACCTTTTAAATCTTACGGAACTTATTCTGAAGGAAAAATAAAGGAAAACGAAAAAATAGCACTTGCTAAAGATGCCAAAGCTTTCGTGAGATTTTCAACTGAAGAAAATGAAAGCATTGAGGTAAAAGTTTCTTTATCTCCTGTAAGTACGGAAGGCGCCCAGGAAAACTTTGATACCGAAGCTAAGCATGTGAATTTTGCACAGGCTAAAGAAACAGCTCAGAACACCTGGAGAGATCTTATCAACAGATTCCAGGTGACCGGCGGTACGGATGACCAGAGAAAAATCTTCTATACCGGAGTGTATCATACATTCATTGCGCCTAATCTTTATATGGATACCAACGGAGATTATGTAGCCGCCCAGGAAAATATGAATGCCAAATGGTTTACCAACTACAGTACCTATTCCTATTGGGACGGTTTCAGAGCAACACATCCTTTGCTGACCATTATGGATCAGAAACATACAAAAGAATTCGCCAACTCTCTGATCAGCAGATATACAGACCGTAAAGATCACATGCCGATCTGGGAACTCTGTGGGTACGATAACTTCTGTATGCTCGGTTACCACAGTGTTTCGGTGATCTGGGATGCTATTTCCAAAGGTGTGCCGGGAATCGATCAGGAGAAAGCATTTGCAGCAATGAAAGATGCTTCCTTAACGGATAAAATGAGCAGCAGTGATGGAGGCGGAGGTCTTAATGATTATATTAAATTAGGCTACACCCCATCAGAAAACGGAGCTTCGGTTTCCGCAACCTTAGAGTATGCTTATGACGACTGGTGCATTCAGCAGCTTGCTGAGAAACTGGGTAAAAAAGAAGAGGCGGAAGTCTATAAAAAACGTTCTATGAGCTTCCTTAACACCTTCAACAAAGAAAATAAACATTTCTGGCCAAGACAGAAAAACGGAGAATTCCTTACTGATTTTACACTCAATGACTGGAAAAAACTACAGCCGCATTGGGTTTCAGGAAATATCTGGGCGTATGATTTCTTTGTTCCACATATGATCGATGAAATGATGAATTTATACGGAGGTAAGAAAGGTTTTGAAGAAAAACTGGACAAAACCTTTACCGAAGAACTTAAAATGATCGGTGAGCAGCATGTAGATATTTCAGGATTTATCGGTTCTCTGGGATTCGGTGACGAGCCGGGACATCATGTTCCTTACCTGTACAATTATGCAGGAGCTCCTTACAAAACCCAGAAAATGGTCAAATTCATCCGTGACAATATGTATGCAGCAAAACCGGACGGAATTGTCAATAATGAAGACTGCGGGCAAATGTCAGCATGGTATATTTTCTCATCATTAGGATTTTATCCGGTGACTCCCGGAAAACCTGTATATGCTATTGGAGCACCCCAGTTTCCGAAAGTAGCCTTAAAGTTGGAAAACGGAAAAACCTTTACTGTAACCGCAGATAAAATATCAGACAAAAACATCTACGTTCAGAAAATGTTCTTGAACGGAAAAGAATTCAAAAGCTGGGAAATCAGCCACAGTGATATTATGAATGGTGGTGAACTAAAATTTGTAATGGGAAGTAAACCTGTAAAATAG
- a CDS encoding glycoside hydrolase family 125 protein, which produces MERRKFIKTSAIAGAGLLFTQNVFAKTLSVEEFPVVRVPKDKRHFTSEAVDNAIAAFKKKVKNKELSWLFENCFPNTLDTTVFYKEINGNPDTYVITGDIDAMWLRDSSAQVFPYLQFSKKDEKLHKLISGVIHKQTEFILKDPYANAFYNDENKISKWKEYDHTDMKPGIHERKWEIDSLCYPIRLAYHFWKSTGDTKPFDNSWLQGIKLTLQTFTEQQRKTDLGPYKFERTTAWATDGVAMGGYGYPTNPVGLISSMFRPSDDATIYGFLIPSNLFAVVSLRQAAEMVSQIKNEKTLAQQLNSLADEVDAAIKKYGIYNHPQYGKIYAFETNGFGSYNLMDDANCPSLLGLPYLGAVKADDPVYMNTRNYVWSKDNPFFFKGKLAEGIGGPHIGLDMIWPMSIIMKALTTKDRNEIKWCIDTLQKTHGGTGFMHESFHKDNDKKFTREWFAWANTLFGELLWKTFNENQDLLT; this is translated from the coding sequence ATGGAAAGGAGAAAGTTTATAAAGACCAGTGCAATTGCAGGAGCGGGATTGCTGTTTACTCAGAATGTTTTTGCGAAAACATTGAGCGTAGAAGAGTTTCCCGTGGTACGTGTTCCTAAAGATAAAAGACATTTTACCAGTGAAGCGGTAGACAATGCGATTGCAGCCTTTAAAAAGAAAGTGAAGAATAAAGAGCTTTCATGGCTTTTTGAAAACTGTTTTCCAAATACTTTAGATACTACTGTTTTTTATAAAGAGATTAACGGAAATCCGGATACTTACGTTATTACAGGAGATATTGATGCCATGTGGCTCAGAGATAGTTCTGCACAGGTTTTCCCATATCTGCAGTTTTCAAAAAAAGATGAAAAACTTCACAAACTGATCTCCGGAGTGATCCACAAGCAGACGGAATTTATTCTGAAAGATCCTTATGCCAATGCTTTTTATAACGATGAGAATAAAATAAGCAAGTGGAAAGAATACGATCATACCGATATGAAACCCGGGATCCACGAAAGAAAATGGGAGATCGATTCATTGTGTTATCCTATCCGTCTTGCTTACCATTTCTGGAAGTCAACAGGAGATACAAAGCCTTTTGATAACAGCTGGCTTCAGGGAATCAAGCTTACTTTGCAGACTTTCACAGAACAGCAGAGAAAAACAGATTTAGGGCCTTATAAATTCGAGCGTACAACAGCTTGGGCAACGGATGGCGTTGCAATGGGAGGTTACGGATATCCAACAAATCCGGTGGGTTTGATCAGCTCAATGTTCCGCCCGAGTGATGATGCAACGATTTATGGATTTCTTATTCCTTCCAATTTATTTGCAGTCGTAAGCTTGCGTCAGGCAGCAGAAATGGTTTCACAGATTAAAAATGAAAAAACGCTGGCTCAGCAGTTAAACAGCCTTGCCGATGAGGTTGATGCAGCCATCAAAAAGTACGGAATCTATAATCACCCTCAGTACGGAAAGATTTATGCATTTGAAACAAATGGTTTTGGAAGCTATAATTTAATGGATGACGCGAACTGTCCAAGCCTTTTGGGACTGCCATATCTTGGAGCCGTAAAAGCGGATGATCCTGTTTATATGAATACCAGAAATTATGTTTGGTCAAAGGATAATCCATTCTTTTTCAAAGGAAAACTGGCAGAAGGAATCGGCGGGCCGCACATTGGTCTTGATATGATCTGGCCCATGAGTATCATTATGAAAGCCCTTACCACCAAAGACCGCAACGAGATCAAATGGTGCATAGACACTTTACAGAAAACCCATGGAGGAACAGGCTTTATGCATGAATCTTTCCATAAGGATAACGACAAAAAATTTACCAGGGAATGGTTTGCGTGGGCCAATACATTATTCGGAGAACTGTTATGGAAAACTTTTAACGAGAACCAGGATTTATTGACCTAG
- a CDS encoding endo-beta-N-acetylglucosaminidase H — protein sequence MKKAITTLILMIIHAIPALNAQQLNPTGICYVEVNNNNLLNAGSYKLQTTDRYLFNVVNIFAANINYDTAKSRPYLYCNNNVTKVLTNADTYIKPLQAKGMKVVLTILGNHQGAGICNFPTREAAKDFAQQLAHTVNTYGLDGIDFDDEYSDYGQNGTGQPNTSSFVMLVQELKALLPNKMITFYYYGPAASRLSWNGLRVGDYVNYSWNANYGTFSAPNVPPLTNAQISPAAIWMGNTSNSTTTNLATQTKNGGYGVFMWYDLHGTNETSQLSAGTQTLYGEQTILSTPLQSWTQGTNCDAPIGLFTSNLTGTSAKLNWSAVGTNTYDVDYKTASATTWTNAATATASTSVTISGLTANTEYDWRIRTNCSVKSTYIFAPRFKSVGGTIPSGSAALLLDGTSESGSAGSLNLNGSALSFEGWFKPSSFKSASPYISSLMGTEISDSNSAFLRLGDASLANNKLQFVLSINNVQQKLASNTALNANTWYHIAATYDGSTMKLYINGTLDASRSQTGPVASSGAFNVGYLYNTSRNFNGKVDEVRVWKRALSQTEISQNMCNAVLPATSLAAYWKFNEGSGSSVQDSSGNGVSLTLTGVDASNWGTDIPCPAGTQKLSSNAKNQRIAGSEQVSAKKQIRLYPNPVSTSSALTVSVPEEYSRGKLSVYNFNGGLVDTKMLEAGDHSYNLSKLSMGNYIIQFESQDGGLKQTEKLIVK from the coding sequence ATGAAAAAAGCCATTACTACATTGATCTTAATGATCATTCATGCAATACCTGCGTTGAATGCACAACAGCTTAATCCTACGGGAATATGCTATGTGGAAGTGAATAACAACAATCTCCTGAATGCGGGATCGTACAAACTGCAGACCACGGACAGATATCTGTTTAATGTGGTTAATATTTTTGCGGCTAACATCAATTATGATACAGCCAAAAGCAGACCTTATCTATACTGTAATAATAACGTTACAAAAGTCCTTACCAACGCAGATACCTACATAAAACCGCTTCAGGCTAAGGGAATGAAAGTGGTTTTGACTATCCTCGGGAACCACCAGGGAGCAGGTATTTGTAATTTTCCTACCCGTGAAGCAGCCAAAGATTTTGCACAGCAGCTTGCCCATACAGTAAATACGTACGGTTTAGACGGAATCGATTTTGATGATGAGTATTCAGATTATGGACAGAACGGGACAGGTCAGCCCAACACCAGTTCATTTGTGATGCTGGTACAGGAATTGAAGGCTTTGCTTCCGAACAAAATGATCACTTTTTATTATTACGGGCCTGCTGCTTCAAGACTTTCCTGGAATGGGCTTAGGGTAGGCGATTACGTGAACTACAGCTGGAATGCCAACTATGGAACGTTTTCTGCGCCCAATGTTCCACCTCTTACCAATGCTCAGATCTCACCTGCGGCAATATGGATGGGAAATACTTCCAATTCTACCACTACCAATTTGGCTACCCAAACAAAAAATGGCGGATACGGTGTATTTATGTGGTATGATCTCCACGGAACCAATGAAACATCACAGCTTTCGGCAGGAACACAAACATTATATGGTGAACAGACCATACTAAGCACACCTTTACAGTCATGGACACAGGGCACCAATTGTGATGCTCCTATCGGATTATTTACCAGCAACCTTACCGGAACAAGTGCAAAACTTAACTGGTCAGCTGTAGGAACCAATACCTATGATGTAGATTATAAAACAGCTTCTGCTACCACATGGACGAATGCGGCAACCGCTACTGCGAGTACTTCAGTTACCATATCAGGATTAACAGCCAATACGGAATACGACTGGAGGATCAGAACCAATTGCAGCGTTAAAAGTACTTATATTTTCGCTCCGAGATTCAAAAGTGTGGGCGGAACAATTCCTTCAGGATCAGCAGCTCTTTTATTAGACGGCACCAGTGAATCCGGATCAGCAGGAAGTTTAAATTTAAACGGTTCGGCATTATCTTTTGAAGGATGGTTCAAGCCGTCGTCTTTTAAGTCAGCATCTCCTTATATTTCGTCTTTGATGGGAACGGAAATCAGTGACAGCAATTCAGCTTTTTTGCGGTTGGGAGATGCCAGCCTGGCTAATAATAAGCTTCAGTTTGTGTTAAGTATTAATAATGTACAACAAAAACTGGCTTCCAATACAGCGTTGAATGCCAATACCTGGTATCATATTGCTGCAACGTATGACGGTTCTACGATGAAACTTTATATCAACGGAACCCTTGATGCCAGCAGATCCCAAACCGGACCTGTTGCTTCCAGCGGAGCTTTCAACGTAGGATATTTATATAACACCTCCAGAAATTTCAATGGTAAGGTAGATGAGGTTAGAGTTTGGAAAAGAGCTTTAAGCCAGACAGAAATCAGTCAGAATATGTGTAATGCAGTACTTCCGGCTACGTCTCTCGCTGCATACTGGAAATTTAACGAAGGAAGCGGTTCATCTGTTCAGGATAGCTCGGGAAATGGGGTGTCATTAACATTGACAGGCGTTGATGCTTCTAACTGGGGAACAGATATACCTTGCCCGGCAGGAACTCAAAAACTTTCGTCTAATGCAAAAAATCAAAGGATAGCAGGTTCAGAACAGGTATCAGCTAAAAAGCAGATTAGACTCTATCCAAATCCTGTAAGCACATCTTCAGCACTTACGGTTTCTGTTCCTGAAGAATACAGCAGAGGGAAATTATCGGTTTATAATTTCAATGGAGGTCTGGTAGATACAAAAATGTTAGAAGCCGGAGATCATTCATATAATCTGTCGAAACTTTCGATGGGTAACTATATTATTCAGTTTGAATCTCAGGACGGCGGTTTGAAACAGACGGAAAAACTAATTGTAAAATAA
- a CDS encoding endo-beta-N-acetylglucosaminidase H, with the protein MKKKSILTALTLLVIQATSVLSAQQLNPLGICYVEVNNNNMLNVGSYTLQNTNRQLFDVAIIFAANINYDVSKNRAYISNNNNVTKVLNDVNTYIKPLQQKGIKVLLDLLGNHQGAGISNFPNREAARDFALQVAHTVYTYGLDGVDLDDEYAGYGNNGTGQPNNSSFVMLLQELKLAMPDKLITFYYIGPATTRQSYNGDAAGNYINYSWNAYYGTYNAPVVPPLNNTKLSAAATWIGNTTTPILTNLANSSQNDGYGVFMWYDLNGSNNASYLSTGSNILYNESTVLSGQLYSWAQGTACDPPLGLEVTNITGTSAKLNWTANGSQTYNIDYKPASSTTWVNLATNYSGSNIIVNSLNLNTEYDWRIQSNCSATIKSTYLFAPRFNSGTGCGTPSGMKSETFLGTTTKVSWDAVGSASLYNLQYKTAAATTWIDVPNITTTTYTLPALTENTNYVWKVQAVCGGTSTSAYSGETAFNSGFAPVQSPGARSLSFNGSTHYLNAGQFNLSGNAMTFEGWVKVNAFKTGFPYISSVMGIEVGDSNSAMLRFGDGNLANNKLQFILSFGSAQVKLNTTTAFTTNTWYHVAATYDGSEMKIYINGVLDASAPASGNFTANGILYLGRNYDNSRSLNGFLDEFRVWKRALTATEILANNCNVPANAAGLEANWKMDEGSGNGALDATANTHFATLINMSATNWKTDVACTSVLSTKDISSEKGNMNSAYPNPVKKGNNIHFSIKDSAASEIILFDMTGKLILSKKIDKNDMVISTQNLSAGSYIYKINSKDSQIKSSGKVIVE; encoded by the coding sequence ATGAAAAAAAAATCTATTCTCACTGCCCTGACCTTGCTGGTCATCCAGGCAACATCTGTGCTCAGCGCACAGCAGCTGAACCCTTTAGGAATATGCTACGTGGAAGTGAATAATAACAATATGCTGAACGTAGGGTCTTACACGCTTCAAAATACAAACCGACAGCTTTTTGATGTTGCCATCATTTTTGCAGCCAATATCAATTATGATGTTTCCAAAAACAGAGCCTATATCTCCAACAATAACAATGTAACTAAAGTTCTGAACGATGTAAATACCTACATTAAACCTTTACAGCAGAAAGGAATAAAAGTATTACTCGATCTTTTGGGAAATCACCAGGGAGCTGGAATTTCTAATTTTCCAAACCGGGAAGCCGCTCGTGATTTTGCGTTGCAGGTTGCCCACACGGTATACACTTACGGTTTAGATGGAGTAGATCTGGATGATGAATATGCAGGCTACGGAAATAACGGAACGGGACAGCCTAATAATAGTTCTTTTGTCATGCTTTTACAGGAGCTCAAATTAGCTATGCCGGATAAACTGATCACATTTTATTATATAGGCCCGGCGACCACAAGACAAAGCTACAATGGAGATGCAGCTGGGAATTATATCAATTACAGCTGGAATGCATACTATGGAACTTATAATGCTCCTGTAGTACCGCCACTTAACAATACCAAGCTTTCTGCTGCTGCCACTTGGATTGGCAATACAACCACTCCTATACTTACCAATTTAGCAAACAGCTCACAAAATGACGGGTATGGAGTGTTTATGTGGTATGATCTTAATGGATCTAACAATGCAAGCTACCTGAGTACCGGATCCAACATTCTCTATAACGAAAGCACAGTGCTTAGCGGACAGCTTTATTCCTGGGCTCAGGGAACGGCCTGCGATCCTCCGTTGGGACTTGAAGTAACAAATATCACCGGAACTTCAGCTAAATTAAACTGGACAGCCAATGGTTCCCAGACCTATAACATAGATTACAAGCCAGCCAGCTCAACCACATGGGTCAACCTTGCCACTAACTATTCAGGAAGCAATATTATCGTTAATAGCTTGAATTTAAATACCGAATACGACTGGAGAATACAATCCAACTGCTCAGCAACCATAAAAAGCACTTATCTGTTTGCTCCGAGATTTAATTCCGGAACCGGATGCGGAACTCCCTCAGGTATGAAATCTGAAACTTTCCTTGGAACAACAACCAAAGTATCCTGGGATGCGGTAGGAAGTGCGTCTTTATATAATTTACAGTATAAAACTGCTGCTGCAACCACATGGATTGATGTTCCAAATATAACCACGACAACGTACACTTTACCGGCTTTAACGGAAAATACAAACTATGTATGGAAAGTACAGGCTGTATGCGGAGGAACAAGTACAAGTGCCTATTCAGGAGAGACCGCTTTTAACAGTGGATTTGCTCCTGTGCAGAGTCCTGGTGCAAGATCACTTTCGTTCAATGGAAGCACCCACTATCTGAATGCCGGGCAGTTTAACCTTAGCGGAAATGCCATGACATTTGAAGGATGGGTAAAAGTAAATGCATTCAAGACAGGCTTTCCTTACATTTCATCCGTCATGGGTATAGAAGTGGGAGATAGCAACTCTGCTATGCTAAGGTTTGGCGATGGGAATCTTGCCAACAACAAACTGCAGTTTATCTTAAGTTTTGGATCTGCTCAGGTAAAACTGAATACTACGACAGCATTTACCACAAATACATGGTACCATGTAGCCGCTACTTATGACGGTTCAGAGATGAAAATCTATATCAATGGAGTTCTTGATGCAAGCGCTCCGGCTTCAGGAAACTTTACGGCCAACGGGATTTTGTATCTGGGCAGAAACTATGACAATTCCCGTTCCCTTAACGGATTTTTAGACGAATTCAGAGTATGGAAAAGAGCATTGACAGCCACAGAAATCCTTGCCAACAACTGTAATGTTCCAGCCAACGCTGCTGGTCTGGAAGCCAACTGGAAAATGGATGAAGGAAGCGGAAACGGGGCCTTGGATGCTACCGCAAATACTCACTTTGCGACCCTGATTAATATGTCGGCAACGAACTGGAAAACAGATGTAGCCTGTACTTCGGTATTATCTACAAAAGATATTTCTTCTGAAAAAGGCAACATGAATTCTGCCTATCCAAATCCTGTTAAAAAAGGAAATAATATTCATTTTTCTATCAAAGACAGTGCTGCCAGTGAAATAATACTGTTTGATATGACAGGAAAATTAATACTAAGTAAAAAAATTGATAAAAACGATATGGTGATCAGCACCCAGAATTTATCTGCAGGAAGCTATATCTATAAAATAAATTCAAAAGACAGCCAGATTAAATCATCTGGAAAAGTGATTGTAGAATAA